The following coding sequences lie in one Sphingobium sp. KCTC 72723 genomic window:
- a CDS encoding FAD-dependent oxidoreductase, translating to MANHPTSARPVSSRRQFFSTAAGAAVGGGLGFAAGATMSRPAGNAVEWAQETDILIVGTGAAALSAAVAAVNQGASVIMVEKGPTYGGTSTKSEGGMWVPNNRFLRAKGKVDDRDDALRYMARCARPHLYRSGAPFFGIAEPEYRLMEAFYDNASKAFEFMESIDALKTTQILQLPDYYEGPENKVPLGRQIMTQKPDGSYGLGVELVRQLKAWLDERKVMFLLKHPAQAILRNGNGEVIGLELATPNKAIVRLRARKAVIFATGGFAHNKEMMRNFQPAPIYGTCAVPTSEGDFITMAQAVDAKLGNLNNAWRMQVVMEHTLDLPSVPKGIWQPPGDSMVIVNKYGERVVNEKHNYHDRAKVHFTWDANREEYPNQFLFMIYDRRVADLFANNFPLPVAGAQASYVIQADSLPALAVAVQARLDRHADRWGEVRLDGGFSANMAKTIAAFNEYAQAGTDPQFRRGAFQWDRDWLSYTSIPREGTSWTSGGTPNATMYPLQAQGPYYAIILGSGVLDTNGGPVINPKAQIVDTSDVPIPGLYGAGNCISSPAGRSYWGGGCTLGLAMTYGYLAGMNAAQERVKDDAGVKLPAAARG from the coding sequence ATGGCAAACCATCCGACATCTGCCCGACCTGTTTCATCGCGTCGGCAATTCTTCTCGACGGCTGCCGGTGCTGCGGTTGGCGGAGGGCTGGGCTTTGCTGCGGGCGCGACCATGTCGCGCCCGGCGGGAAATGCTGTCGAATGGGCGCAGGAGACCGACATATTGATTGTCGGGACGGGGGCGGCTGCGCTGTCGGCAGCCGTTGCGGCCGTGAACCAGGGCGCGTCGGTGATCATGGTGGAGAAAGGCCCCACCTATGGCGGAACATCGACCAAGTCGGAAGGCGGCATGTGGGTTCCCAACAACCGCTTCCTGCGCGCCAAGGGCAAGGTGGACGACCGTGATGACGCCCTGCGCTACATGGCCCGCTGTGCCCGGCCGCACCTCTATCGTAGCGGAGCGCCCTTCTTTGGCATAGCGGAGCCGGAATATCGGCTGATGGAGGCATTTTACGATAATGCGTCCAAGGCGTTCGAGTTCATGGAAAGCATCGACGCGCTCAAGACTACGCAGATCCTGCAACTGCCTGACTATTATGAGGGGCCAGAGAATAAGGTTCCTCTTGGCCGTCAGATTATGACGCAAAAGCCCGATGGCAGTTATGGCCTGGGCGTCGAACTGGTGCGGCAGCTCAAGGCCTGGCTGGATGAGCGCAAGGTCATGTTTCTGCTCAAGCACCCCGCACAGGCGATATTGCGCAATGGAAACGGCGAAGTGATCGGCCTGGAATTGGCCACGCCTAATAAGGCGATCGTAAGGCTAAGGGCGCGCAAGGCGGTGATTTTCGCCACCGGCGGCTTTGCGCATAACAAGGAGATGATGCGCAATTTCCAGCCGGCCCCGATCTACGGGACGTGCGCGGTTCCCACCAGCGAAGGCGATTTCATCACGATGGCGCAGGCCGTCGATGCGAAGCTCGGCAACCTCAACAATGCTTGGCGGATGCAGGTGGTGATGGAGCATACGCTCGATCTGCCCAGTGTTCCCAAGGGCATCTGGCAGCCACCCGGCGACAGCATGGTCATCGTCAATAAATATGGCGAGCGCGTGGTCAATGAAAAGCATAATTATCACGACCGGGCGAAAGTGCATTTCACATGGGATGCCAATCGGGAGGAATATCCAAACCAGTTCCTGTTTATGATCTACGACCGGCGCGTCGCCGATTTGTTCGCGAACAATTTCCCTCTGCCAGTCGCAGGCGCGCAAGCCTCCTACGTCATCCAGGCCGACAGCCTGCCCGCTCTGGCCGTCGCGGTCCAGGCCCGCCTGGACCGTCATGCCGACCGCTGGGGTGAGGTCCGCCTCGACGGTGGCTTTTCGGCGAACATGGCCAAGACGATCGCTGCGTTTAACGAATATGCGCAGGCCGGCACCGATCCGCAGTTCCGCCGCGGTGCCTTCCAATGGGACAGGGACTGGCTCAGCTACACGTCGATCCCGCGCGAAGGCACGTCGTGGACAAGCGGTGGGACGCCCAACGCCACCATGTATCCGCTTCAGGCGCAAGGCCCCTATTACGCCATCATCCTGGGGTCGGGCGTGCTCGACACCAACGGCGGTCCTGTCATCAATCCCAAGGCGCAGATAGTGGATACGTCGGACGTTCCGATCCCAGGTCTGTACGGCGCGGGCAACTGCATTTCGTCACCGGCTGGCCGAAGCTATTGGGGCGGCGGATGCACGCTCGGCCTGGCGATGACCTATGGCTATCTGGCGGGAATGAACGCGGCCCAGGAGCGGGTGAAGGATGACGCTGGCGTAAAATTACCCGCGGCTGCGCGAGGATGA
- a CDS encoding TonB-dependent receptor — protein sequence MTYRYLRSAALSSVAAIALSTTPAFAQAAAQQSVEGAAATAPETTGIADIVVTAQKRAESVQDIPIAVSAISGAALAQRGSTDLTAIASTVPGLNVSEQVGQARLTLRGIGVDNISTGAESSVAFNQDGVFFSRSAAALASFYDVERVEVLRGPQGTLYGRNATGGSVNIITNRPTFTTKAGVSLTYGNYDAINAEAHYSTGLSDKVAIRLAGQIQSHSGYGENRLTGADVDNKHSQAIRGQLLFEPTERLTILLGADYYHQKDRSNIYHYFGPAGFTASGDPVTPTGLLLGGFDPGPRNVASVREPSNRAEFWGARADISYELSDTLSLRSLTAYRSSTFLVNSDLNPLGLDLFPITFGETSDEYTQELQLNLDTDRNKLVVGAFYMHETIDGFIQGPLNLRTVGGPDLFVQGFYSGGRLKTAAAAVFAQDSYSITDALRLTLGARYSWEKKKVADQFDFNFDDLYDPAAGPRFPANRDSKTFKSFTPKIGVDFDIARDFMIYASYSKGFKAGTFNLGSTGPALEPEKVDAYEIGLKSTLLDGHLRANLSGFYYDYSDLQVGKVQGQLLVLENAAAAEIYGVEGEFTLEPVRDFILTLNASWLHTRFKDYVTADQARPAGDGTTLDENGVPAFDLSGNSLPQAPKYTIDLSAQYSIDVPGGSLTIRGESNWSDRIYFSPFNLNHVSQPAFSTQNAFVTYRTDGGLRLTGFIRNIGNETIRASGQVATTLLGSPVIGFVKPPRTYGLTIAFDY from the coding sequence ATGACTTATCGATACTTACGCAGCGCGGCTCTGTCGAGCGTAGCGGCCATCGCGCTTTCTACAACACCGGCGTTTGCCCAAGCGGCCGCGCAACAGAGTGTCGAAGGCGCGGCGGCCACTGCACCCGAAACGACAGGCATCGCCGACATCGTCGTGACCGCCCAGAAGCGCGCGGAATCCGTGCAGGACATTCCCATCGCCGTATCCGCCATCAGCGGCGCGGCGTTGGCCCAGCGCGGTTCGACGGACCTGACTGCGATCGCCTCCACCGTCCCCGGCCTTAACGTCTCCGAACAGGTGGGACAGGCCCGGCTGACCCTGCGCGGGATCGGCGTCGACAATATTTCGACCGGCGCGGAAAGCAGTGTCGCCTTCAATCAGGACGGCGTGTTCTTCTCCCGCTCGGCGGCCGCCCTCGCCTCCTTCTACGATGTCGAACGGGTCGAGGTGTTGCGCGGACCGCAAGGGACGCTCTATGGCCGCAACGCCACTGGCGGCAGCGTCAACATCATCACCAACCGCCCCACTTTCACCACCAAGGCGGGCGTCAGCCTGACCTACGGTAATTATGACGCCATCAACGCGGAAGCCCATTATTCGACGGGCCTGAGCGACAAGGTCGCGATACGGCTGGCGGGCCAGATCCAGAGCCATTCCGGTTACGGCGAAAATCGTCTGACGGGCGCAGACGTCGATAACAAACATTCGCAGGCAATCCGCGGACAGTTGCTGTTCGAGCCGACCGAGCGGCTGACGATCCTGCTGGGGGCCGATTATTATCACCAGAAGGACAGGTCGAACATCTATCATTATTTCGGTCCGGCCGGTTTCACCGCGTCGGGCGATCCGGTCACGCCGACCGGCCTGCTGCTCGGCGGGTTCGATCCTGGCCCACGCAACGTGGCCAGTGTCCGTGAGCCGTCCAACAGAGCCGAATTCTGGGGTGCGCGCGCTGATATTTCCTATGAGCTGAGCGACACGCTCTCGCTGCGTTCGCTCACCGCCTATCGCAGCAGCACGTTCCTCGTGAACTCGGACCTCAATCCGCTGGGCCTCGACCTTTTCCCGATCACCTTCGGCGAGACGTCGGACGAATATACGCAGGAACTGCAACTCAATCTAGACACCGACCGCAACAAGCTGGTCGTCGGCGCCTTCTATATGCACGAAACGATCGACGGCTTCATCCAGGGGCCGCTCAATCTGCGTACCGTGGGCGGCCCGGACCTGTTCGTCCAGGGTTTCTACTCTGGCGGACGCCTCAAGACCGCCGCCGCCGCCGTCTTCGCGCAGGACAGCTACTCGATCACCGATGCCCTGCGCCTGACGCTGGGCGCGCGCTATAGCTGGGAAAAGAAGAAAGTCGCCGACCAATTCGACTTCAATTTCGATGATCTGTACGATCCCGCCGCAGGTCCCCGCTTTCCGGCCAACCGGGACAGCAAGACCTTCAAATCCTTCACACCCAAGATCGGCGTCGATTTCGACATCGCGCGCGACTTCATGATCTATGCCTCCTACTCCAAGGGCTTCAAGGCGGGGACGTTCAACCTGGGTTCGACCGGTCCCGCACTCGAACCCGAAAAAGTCGACGCCTATGAAATAGGCCTGAAATCGACTCTGCTCGACGGCCATCTCCGCGCGAACCTGTCCGGCTTCTATTATGACTATTCCGATCTTCAGGTGGGCAAGGTTCAGGGGCAATTGCTGGTCTTGGAAAACGCTGCGGCTGCCGAAATTTACGGTGTGGAGGGAGAGTTCACGCTGGAGCCTGTGCGCGACTTCATCCTCACGCTCAACGCCAGTTGGCTGCATACACGTTTCAAGGATTATGTGACGGCGGATCAGGCGCGACCAGCCGGGGACGGCACGACACTGGACGAAAATGGCGTCCCCGCCTTCGACCTTTCAGGGAACAGCCTGCCGCAGGCACCAAAATATACGATCGACCTTTCGGCCCAATATAGCATCGACGTGCCCGGCGGTTCGCTGACAATTCGGGGCGAAAGCAACTGGTCTGACCGGATCTATTTCTCGCCCTTCAACCTCAATCATGTGTCACAGCCCGCGTTCAGCACCCAGAACGCCTTCGTCACCTACCGCACCGACGGCGGACTGCGACTGACGGGCTTCATCCGCAATATCGGCAATGAAACTATCCGCGCATCCGGGCAGGTCGCAACGACCCTGCTTGGCTCGCCGGTCATCGGTTTCGTCAAGCCGCCGCGTACTTACGGACTGACGATAGCTTTCGATTACTGA
- a CDS encoding aromatic ring-hydroxylating dioxygenase subunit alpha, whose product MTSSRHAEEKALSTRVHHCSYPRNAWYMACWADDLARDRLLARTLLDRPVVLFRDADGAPAALDDMCPHRFAPLSRGRVQDGVVQCGYHGLRFDAAGMCLGNASAYSSFPPGTCVQSHPVVERHRGIWIWLGDREQVNPDLIPPLSRIPMPGGHENIGNYLHVQGNWLLETDNIMDLTHVHYLHDGSLGNESMRAGDIHVREQDGAIRAELWMPGTICPFGPLEGQLCDQWNNVEWHAPSAMILDFGAVLPGEPAVQDEGGYAFHIFTPETERTTHYFFGSSGSYADMDAWQPRIIGELQNRIFLEEDNPMIEAVQDRMAGRDFWDMRPAILSSDAAAIRVRRKIARLCREEVKVAG is encoded by the coding sequence ATGACGTCTTCCAGACATGCAGAGGAGAAGGCATTGTCGACACGGGTTCACCATTGCAGCTATCCGCGCAATGCTTGGTACATGGCCTGCTGGGCCGATGACCTGGCACGCGATCGGCTGCTGGCGCGCACCCTGCTCGATCGGCCGGTGGTCCTCTTTCGCGACGCGGATGGCGCGCCTGCAGCATTGGACGACATGTGTCCGCACCGGTTCGCTCCCCTCTCCAGGGGCCGGGTGCAGGACGGTGTCGTCCAATGCGGCTATCATGGCCTGCGTTTCGATGCGGCCGGCATGTGCCTGGGCAATGCGTCTGCCTACAGCAGCTTTCCGCCCGGTACCTGCGTTCAATCCCATCCCGTGGTCGAGCGGCATCGGGGAATCTGGATCTGGCTGGGCGACAGGGAACAGGTCAATCCCGACCTGATCCCACCCCTATCGCGGATACCCATGCCCGGCGGCCACGAGAATATCGGCAATTATCTGCACGTCCAGGGCAACTGGTTGCTCGAAACCGACAACATCATGGACCTGACCCATGTCCACTATCTGCACGACGGCTCGCTCGGCAACGAAAGCATGCGGGCGGGCGACATACACGTGCGCGAACAGGATGGCGCGATCCGCGCCGAATTGTGGATGCCCGGCACGATCTGCCCCTTCGGACCGCTGGAGGGCCAGCTGTGCGACCAGTGGAACAATGTCGAATGGCATGCGCCCTCGGCGATGATCCTCGATTTCGGCGCGGTGCTGCCGGGCGAACCGGCGGTGCAGGATGAGGGCGGCTATGCCTTCCACATCTTCACGCCCGAGACGGAACGAACCACCCATTATTTCTTCGGCAGTTCCGGCTCCTACGCGGATATGGACGCCTGGCAGCCGCGCATTATCGGGGAATTGCAGAACCGCATCTTCCTCGAAGAAGACAATCCGATGATCGAGGCAGTGCAGGACAGGATGGCCGGCCGGGATTTCTGGGACATGCGGCCAGCCATCCTGTCGAGCGATGCCGCCGCGATCAGGGTGCGGCGCAAAATAGCTAGGCTGTGTCGGGAAGAGGTCAAGGTGGCGGGCTGA
- a CDS encoding SMP-30/gluconolactonase/LRE family protein — MTLIRQGRGPNPLVGFRVEDHMLRMIGHDLQRPECILAQRDGTLWSADARGGVMRITPDGTQTLICQSADAHFDLSGDAEQSLVSGTLPNGIAFGPDNMILISNFGTDRLEIMDRDTGATRVLHDRIDGKPMGKVNFVLRDSKGRLWLTVSTMVNPWTDAITPTIRDGYIALVDDSGIRVVADGFAFTNEVRLDAAEEWLYVAETTGKCVTRLRVGADGSLSDREVYGPSSLGRGVIDGICFDAYGNLWATMIFADRLVAITPDGNCLELAAFGNSQATDRFEAEFASGAPVSFDTLAACGGAIAPWLASVTFAGPDLRTACLGSLRGTSIPAFTSPVAGLPTAHW; from the coding sequence ATGACCCTGATCCGGCAGGGGCGCGGTCCCAACCCACTGGTCGGCTTCCGCGTAGAGGATCATATGCTGCGCATGATCGGCCATGACCTGCAACGCCCGGAATGTATATTGGCGCAGCGCGACGGCACCCTATGGTCAGCCGACGCGCGCGGGGGCGTGATGCGGATCACGCCGGATGGCACGCAGACACTGATATGTCAGAGCGCCGACGCCCATTTCGACCTGTCGGGTGATGCGGAGCAGAGCCTGGTGTCCGGCACGCTCCCCAACGGCATCGCCTTCGGGCCGGACAACATGATCCTGATCTCCAATTTCGGCACCGACCGGCTGGAAATCATGGACCGAGACACCGGCGCGACCCGCGTGCTGCACGACCGGATCGACGGCAAGCCGATGGGAAAGGTCAATTTCGTTCTGCGCGACAGCAAGGGGCGATTGTGGCTCACCGTTTCCACCATGGTCAATCCATGGACTGATGCGATTACCCCCACGATCCGCGATGGCTATATCGCGCTGGTGGACGACAGCGGCATCCGCGTGGTCGCGGATGGCTTCGCCTTCACCAACGAAGTCCGCCTCGATGCGGCAGAAGAATGGCTCTACGTCGCTGAAACTACCGGCAAGTGCGTCACCCGCCTGCGCGTTGGCGCGGATGGCTCGCTCAGCGATCGTGAGGTCTACGGACCTTCCTCGCTCGGTCGCGGCGTGATCGACGGTATCTGCTTCGACGCCTATGGCAATTTATGGGCGACGATGATCTTCGCTGACCGGCTGGTCGCGATCACGCCCGATGGCAACTGCCTGGAACTCGCCGCATTCGGCAACAGTCAGGCAACCGACCGGTTCGAGGCGGAATTTGCAAGTGGCGCGCCGGTTTCGTTCGACACCCTGGCGGCCTGCGGCGGGGCGATCGCCCCTTGGCTCGCCAGCGTGACCTTTGCCGGGCCGGACCTGCGCACCGCCTGCCTGGGCTCGCTGCGAGGGACCAGCATCCCCGCCTTCACATCGCCGGTCGCCGGGCTGCCGACGGCGCATTGGTAG
- a CDS encoding 3-keto-5-aminohexanoate cleavage protein has product MRKVIVTCAVTGGIHTPSMSPHLPVTPEEIATSAIEAARAGATIVHLHARDLESGRPTQDPDIYSRFLPVIADRCDAIINITTGGSPILTLEERLAPALTFQPEIASLNMGSMNFAFYEMLQRFTCFEHAWEEPYVRGSDDYIFRNTFRDIAYILERCSAQGTRFEVECYDVGHLYSAAHFADRGLLKPPFFIQSVFGIRGGIGVHPEDVAMMRRTADRLFGDDYVWSVLGAGRHQMPIATMSAAMGGNVRVGLEDSLWGEPGRLAKSNAEQVERIIAVLHGLSIDVATPQDARELLQLKGASETRIAA; this is encoded by the coding sequence ATGCGCAAGGTGATCGTGACATGTGCGGTGACGGGTGGAATACATACGCCGTCCATGTCGCCGCATCTGCCGGTGACGCCGGAGGAGATCGCGACCTCCGCGATAGAGGCGGCCCGCGCCGGCGCCACTATCGTTCACCTCCATGCCCGCGATCTCGAAAGCGGACGGCCCACGCAAGACCCGGATATCTACAGCCGTTTCCTGCCGGTGATTGCGGACCGCTGCGACGCGATCATCAACATCACCACCGGCGGTTCACCGATCCTGACGCTGGAGGAGCGGCTGGCGCCAGCCCTGACGTTCCAGCCGGAGATCGCCTCGCTCAACATGGGGTCGATGAACTTCGCCTTCTACGAAATGCTGCAACGCTTCACCTGCTTCGAACATGCGTGGGAAGAGCCCTATGTGCGCGGCAGCGACGACTATATTTTCCGCAACACGTTCCGCGACATCGCCTATATCCTGGAACGCTGTTCGGCACAGGGTACGCGGTTCGAGGTCGAATGCTATGATGTCGGCCATCTCTACTCAGCCGCCCATTTCGCCGATCGCGGATTGCTGAAGCCGCCCTTCTTCATCCAGTCGGTATTCGGCATCCGGGGCGGCATCGGCGTCCATCCCGAAGACGTCGCCATGATGCGCCGCACGGCGGATCGTCTGTTCGGCGACGACTATGTCTGGTCGGTGCTAGGCGCTGGGCGGCACCAGATGCCCATCGCGACCATGTCGGCCGCGATGGGCGGCAATGTGCGCGTGGGCCTGGAAGATTCGCTTTGGGGCGAACCTGGCCGCCTGGCCAAATCCAATGCAGAGCAGGTCGAACGCATCATTGCGGTCCTGCACGGCCTGTCTATCGACGTCGCGACGCCGCAGGATGCCCGTGAGCTGTTACAGCTCAAGGGTGCATCGGAAACGAGGATCGCGGCATGA
- a CDS encoding glyoxalase, whose amino-acid sequence MAIIGIRRLRYSVSDTEVARRFFADFGLRSTGGDAPGRFRLANGSEIDILPAGDPALASSQIVGDGVHEVCWGVDNEASLGALADNLGRDHALETVEGGFRTLLFGVPFSFVGWTPSSFANAPDPVNAPGVVRRLNTHRKWRRRARPKVINHVVFRLPDYIEAGKFMRARLGFRLSDVQTGFGHYLRAGGSNNHHNLLFLNANAHFPGCDGQLRFDHVNFGVEDIDELMIGANFMLRRGWQPSDIGLGRHRIDSALFYYLPCPAGGEAEYGTDADYVDDAWVPREFDVPLFAYSHFTHNVPPFLQTEPEWSFKYLTEAQIAEGSDDV is encoded by the coding sequence ATGGCAATCATCGGGATTAGGCGGCTGCGTTATTCTGTATCGGACACAGAGGTTGCGCGGCGCTTTTTCGCTGATTTCGGCTTGCGTTCGACGGGCGGCGACGCGCCGGGCCGGTTCAGGCTTGCCAACGGATCGGAAATCGACATCCTGCCTGCCGGTGACCCTGCGCTTGCATCTTCGCAGATCGTCGGTGACGGTGTTCATGAGGTCTGCTGGGGTGTCGACAATGAGGCATCGCTCGGCGCACTGGCCGACAATCTGGGCCGCGACCATGCGCTTGAAACGGTCGAAGGCGGGTTTCGCACGTTGTTGTTCGGCGTGCCCTTCTCATTCGTCGGCTGGACGCCCAGCAGTTTCGCCAATGCGCCCGATCCGGTAAATGCGCCCGGCGTGGTGCGCAGGCTTAATACGCACCGCAAATGGCGCCGCCGTGCGCGGCCCAAGGTGATCAATCATGTCGTGTTCCGCCTGCCAGATTATATCGAAGCGGGGAAATTCATGCGCGCGCGGCTCGGCTTCCGGTTGAGCGATGTGCAGACTGGTTTTGGTCATTATCTGCGCGCAGGCGGCAGCAACAATCATCATAATTTGCTCTTCCTCAACGCCAACGCGCATTTCCCGGGCTGCGACGGCCAGTTGCGTTTTGATCATGTCAATTTCGGTGTCGAGGATATCGACGAACTGATGATCGGCGCCAACTTTATGTTGCGACGCGGCTGGCAGCCGTCCGATATTGGACTGGGCCGGCACCGGATCGATTCTGCGCTCTTCTATTACCTGCCTTGTCCGGCAGGCGGGGAGGCAGAATATGGCACCGACGCCGACTATGTCGACGATGCTTGGGTGCCGCGCGAATTCGACGTGCCCCTCTTTGCCTATAGTCACTTCACCCACAATGTTCCGCCTTTCCTGCAGACGGAGCCGGAATGGAGCTTCAAATATCTGACCGAGGCGCAGATCGCCGAAGGGAGCGATGATGTTTGA
- a CDS encoding alpha/beta hydrolase family protein — MMFEPFPTNYVWNLSINLALEMGGAIGEIDIANRATARAAETGDNGVDAFFDTWLAMAARVNAMADDDHRAGHGESAAAKYRRACAYLITAERMQANDYPPRQQAYAAMLRAFARHAECSGEPCEMVDIPYAESHYPALFCSAATQDNPAPPCMVFCNGLDSVKEMVFLVGLPAALRARGISCLIVDQPGVGGALRLNRLPAIVETEIWAGKAVNWLEARGDVAPDRIGMMGWSLGGYYAPRAAAFEKRFKLCVAWGANHEWGQVQQRRLRNEGENPVPHYWAHVMWVWGQDNLDDFMALSDHISLTGAVEHIDVPFLVVHGENDRQIPVEYAYRSHEQAVRSPRADLKIFTAQEGGIEHCSADNMEPVRSYIADWVQDRFAEMI, encoded by the coding sequence ATGATGTTTGAGCCTTTCCCGACCAACTATGTCTGGAATCTGTCGATCAATCTTGCGCTGGAGATGGGCGGAGCGATCGGAGAGATCGATATCGCCAACCGCGCGACCGCTCGGGCCGCCGAAACAGGAGACAATGGCGTCGATGCCTTTTTCGACACATGGCTCGCCATGGCGGCACGGGTCAATGCTATGGCGGACGATGACCATAGGGCCGGGCATGGCGAGAGTGCGGCAGCCAAATATCGGCGCGCCTGCGCCTATCTCATAACGGCTGAACGGATGCAGGCGAACGACTATCCGCCGCGCCAACAGGCCTATGCCGCCATGTTGCGGGCCTTTGCACGCCATGCCGAATGTAGCGGTGAGCCATGCGAGATGGTCGATATTCCCTATGCCGAAAGCCATTATCCCGCGCTTTTCTGTTCGGCGGCGACGCAGGATAATCCCGCGCCGCCCTGCATGGTCTTCTGCAACGGCCTCGACAGCGTGAAAGAGATGGTGTTCTTGGTCGGCCTGCCCGCGGCGTTGCGCGCGCGCGGCATTTCCTGCCTCATCGTCGATCAACCCGGCGTGGGCGGTGCGCTGCGGCTAAACAGGCTACCCGCGATCGTGGAAACGGAGATCTGGGCGGGCAAGGCTGTCAATTGGTTGGAGGCGCGCGGGGATGTCGCGCCCGACCGGATCGGGATGATGGGCTGGTCGCTGGGCGGCTATTATGCGCCACGCGCCGCCGCCTTCGAAAAGCGGTTCAAATTGTGCGTCGCATGGGGCGCCAATCATGAATGGGGTCAGGTCCAGCAACGGCGGCTTCGCAACGAGGGCGAAAATCCGGTGCCGCATTATTGGGCGCATGTCATGTGGGTGTGGGGCCAGGACAATCTGGACGATTTCATGGCCCTGTCGGACCATATCAGCCTGACCGGCGCGGTCGAGCATATCGATGTGCCCTTCCTGGTCGTGCATGGCGAGAATGATCGGCAGATACCGGTCGAATATGCCTATCGCTCACACGAACAGGCGGTGCGCAGCCCGCGCGCCGACCTCAAGATATTCACCGCTCAGGAAGGTGGGATCGAACATTGCAGCGCCGATAATATGGAGCCGGTCCGCAGCTATATCGCGGACTGGGTGCAAGACAGATTTGCCGAAATGATCTGA
- a CDS encoding SDR family oxidoreductase, with protein MTDLTGAVVALTGSGSGLGLGLAQYFRTLGAKLALLDISPEKVVALQHAFGDDTLVMRGDVRDIDALQAFRDAAVAKFGGIDCLVGAQGIFDGNRPISELPVEKIPAAFNEVMHINVLGYILSAVVFREELAKRNGSITLTASSNASYCADGGGLLYTASKHSVLGVVRQLAFEFAPDIRVNAVSPCGIADSDLRGPGALGLEGESQQDIPKDSFMAMIRKVTLLDHLPTGAEYGPAYALLADPRQRILTGEIIMADQGLANRPIISVR; from the coding sequence ATGACCGATCTAACAGGCGCCGTCGTTGCGCTGACCGGCAGCGGTTCTGGCCTCGGCCTCGGCCTTGCGCAATATTTCCGGACTTTGGGGGCGAAGTTGGCCCTGCTCGATATCTCGCCTGAAAAAGTCGTGGCGCTCCAGCACGCCTTTGGCGACGACACGCTCGTCATGCGGGGCGACGTGCGCGATATCGACGCGCTTCAGGCCTTTCGTGACGCAGCCGTCGCCAAATTTGGCGGGATCGACTGCCTCGTCGGGGCGCAAGGCATCTTCGATGGCAATCGTCCGATCTCGGAATTGCCGGTCGAGAAAATTCCCGCTGCCTTCAACGAAGTGATGCATATCAACGTGCTGGGCTATATCCTGTCGGCCGTGGTGTTCCGCGAGGAATTGGCAAAACGCAACGGTTCGATCACGCTGACCGCCTCCTCCAACGCCTCCTACTGCGCCGACGGGGGCGGGCTGCTCTACACCGCGTCCAAACATTCGGTGCTGGGCGTCGTGCGCCAGTTGGCGTTCGAATTCGCGCCGGACATTCGGGTCAACGCCGTCTCGCCCTGCGGCATCGCTGATTCAGACCTGCGCGGCCCCGGCGCGCTCGGTCTTGAAGGCGAGAGCCAGCAGGACATTCCTAAGGACAGTTTCATGGCGATGATCCGCAAGGTGACACTGCTCGATCATCTGCCGACCGGCGCGGAATATGGGCCGGCCTATGCGCTTTTGGCTGACCCCAGGCAGCGCATCCTGACGGGCGAGATCATCATGGCCGACCAGGGCCTTGCCAATCGTCCCATCATTTCTGTCCGCTGA